A section of the Deinococcus taeanensis genome encodes:
- a CDS encoding GNAT family N-acetyltransferase has protein sequence MQIRPRTPGDLPALTVGLRAVHDAVDYPSLWPEDPVAFVTVRGEAWVAVVEGQLAGQVVLSPLPDPPPAWVAASRLAGPLQEVKRLFVVPGVQGGGVGRALLLRAQREAQAAGATAVLQVNERSLPAVRLYERAGWRFLTRSPASWQEADGLQAWVRVYAAPGRD, from the coding sequence GTGCAGATCCGGCCGCGCACGCCCGGGGACCTGCCGGCCCTCACCGTGGGCCTGCGAGCCGTGCATGACGCCGTGGATTACCCGTCCCTGTGGCCGGAAGATCCGGTGGCGTTCGTCACGGTGCGCGGCGAGGCGTGGGTGGCCGTGGTGGAGGGCCAGCTGGCGGGGCAGGTGGTGCTGTCCCCCCTGCCGGACCCACCTCCGGCGTGGGTGGCGGCGAGCAGGTTGGCCGGACCGCTGCAGGAGGTCAAACGGCTGTTTGTCGTGCCGGGCGTGCAGGGCGGCGGGGTGGGACGCGCCCTGCTGCTGCGCGCGCAGCGGGAAGCGCAGGCCGCAGGGGCCACGGCGGTGCTTCAGGTGAACGAGCGAAGCCTCCCGGCCGTGCGGCTGTACGAGCGCGCCGGGTGGCGCTTCCTGACCCGCTCGCCGGCCTCGTGGCAGGAAGCGGACGGCCTGCAGGCGTGGGTGCGGGTGTACGCCGCGCCCGGAAGAGATTGA
- a CDS encoding DoxX family protein produces MLTPDRALPRLTPGVLLLATLFITAGALHFITPRFFDRIVPPWVPMTPRAATLLSGAAELMGGLGLLHPATRPAARWGLLALLAAVFPANVWMAQDPERFRVSPAVAWGRLPLQPLLLWAVWRAGRPGLSNSRERHH; encoded by the coding sequence ATGCTGACTCCTGACCGGGCACTGCCCCGCCTGACTCCGGGCGTGCTGCTGCTGGCCACGCTGTTCATCACAGCCGGCGCACTGCACTTCATCACGCCGCGGTTCTTTGACCGGATCGTGCCGCCCTGGGTGCCCATGACACCGCGCGCCGCGACGCTGCTGAGCGGCGCAGCGGAACTGATGGGCGGGCTGGGCCTGCTGCACCCGGCCACGCGGCCCGCCGCACGCTGGGGCCTGCTGGCGCTCTTGGCCGCCGTGTTCCCGGCGAACGTCTGGATGGCGCAGGACCCCGAGCGATTCCGGGTCAGTCCCGCCGTGGCGTGGGGCCGCCTGCCCCTGCAGCCGCTGCTGCTGTGGGCCGTGTGGCGGGCCGGTCGCCCCGGCCTGAGCAACAGCCGCGAACGCCACCACTGA
- a CDS encoding acetyl-CoA C-acetyltransferase — MTKLVIVAARRTPIGSFMGSLKDVSAADLGVTAARAVLDGVNGADIADAIVGNVLQAGSGMNVARQISVGAGLGHDVPGLTVNRVCGSGLQAVISAAQGIRAGDGQLYLAGGTESMSRAPYLLPRAREGYRLGHAQALDSILSEGLTDVFGGYHMGITAENIAAQWNLTREEQDAFALESQARAAAALAGNHFAEELVSVEVPGRKGPTVFDRDEYPRATTAEALAKLKPAFRKDGTVTAGNASGINDGAAMLLVASESYARTHGLPVLAEISSYAAIGVDPAVMGIGPAKAVPVALERAGMTVGDVDLFELNEAFAAQSLAVVRDLNADPARVNVTGGAVALGHPIGASGARVLVTLVHQLRRLGKETGVASLCIGGGMGIAVVVRART, encoded by the coding sequence ATGACCAAACTGGTGATCGTGGCGGCCCGGCGCACGCCGATCGGGAGTTTCATGGGCAGTCTGAAGGACGTCTCTGCGGCCGACCTGGGCGTCACGGCTGCCCGCGCGGTGCTGGACGGCGTAAACGGCGCCGATATCGCGGACGCGATCGTGGGCAACGTCCTGCAGGCGGGCAGCGGCATGAACGTGGCCCGGCAGATCAGTGTGGGCGCCGGCCTGGGGCACGACGTGCCGGGCCTCACGGTCAACCGGGTGTGCGGCAGCGGCCTGCAGGCGGTGATCAGTGCCGCGCAGGGCATCCGTGCCGGGGACGGGCAGCTGTACCTGGCGGGCGGCACCGAAAGCATGAGCCGCGCGCCGTACCTGCTGCCCCGCGCCCGTGAGGGGTACCGGCTGGGCCACGCGCAGGCGCTGGATTCCATTCTCTCGGAGGGCCTGACGGACGTGTTCGGCGGGTATCACATGGGCATCACCGCGGAGAACATCGCCGCGCAGTGGAACCTTACCCGCGAGGAGCAGGACGCCTTCGCGCTGGAAAGTCAGGCGCGCGCGGCCGCCGCCCTGGCCGGCAACCACTTTGCCGAAGAGCTCGTGAGCGTGGAGGTGCCCGGCCGGAAGGGCCCCACCGTTTTCGACCGGGATGAGTACCCGCGGGCCACGACCGCCGAAGCGCTTGCGAAACTGAAACCCGCGTTCCGCAAGGACGGCACTGTCACTGCCGGAAATGCCAGTGGCATCAATGACGGCGCGGCGATGCTGCTGGTGGCCAGCGAGTCGTACGCCCGGACGCACGGGCTCCCGGTGCTGGCGGAGATCAGCAGCTACGCCGCGATTGGCGTGGACCCTGCGGTCATGGGGATCGGGCCGGCAAAGGCCGTGCCCGTCGCGCTGGAGCGGGCGGGCATGACGGTCGGCGACGTGGACCTGTTCGAGCTGAACGAGGCGTTCGCGGCGCAGTCCCTGGCGGTGGTGCGGGACCTGAACGCGGATCCGGCGCGGGTGAACGTCACGGGCGGCGCGGTCGCGCTGGGCCATCCGATCGGCGCGAGCGGCGCGCGGGTGCTGGTCACGCTGGTGCACCAGCTGCGCCGCCTGGGGAAGGAAACGGGCGTGGCGAGCCTGTGCATCGGCGGCGGCATGGGAATCGCCGTGGTGGTGCGCGCCCGCACCTGA